One region of Pagrus major chromosome 5, Pma_NU_1.0 genomic DNA includes:
- the ccdc117 gene encoding coiled-coil domain-containing protein 117 has translation MYSFSGPTSLPEFDLGPPSTSGHLQRATLSNNSWEARCLRKHRRRVDDEGCSAKRRRLMLEAEVDILENSNTSTPHDWPPASSCPPLSAQQASPAPPQPCTATQSLTLPQPLTLPQPSNLSLSRPETEGSCMEIEAAQRKLQEIEDRITLEDDDEDEDLDVEPAQRRPVLVISDSLKEGLQRGISDILPHTVAQSVSHSCMELVLWRPPDDPFCRKRRGSLQKQRKQQTVSRQPLTPCPSPTPHSPPSPPAETHSSLYSFPVAHSSGEEDMEM, from the exons ATGTATTCATTTTCAGGCCCCACAAGCCTCCCTGAATTTGATCTCGGACCTCCAAGTACGTCTGGTCACCTGCAGAGAGCAACACTCTCTAACAA CAGCTGGGAGGCACGATGCCTGAGGAAGCACAGGAGGAGAGTTGATGATGA ggGATGCAGTGCCAAAAGGAGGAGATTAATGCTGGAGGCAGAAGTGGACATTTTAGAGAACTCAAACACTAGCACTCCTCATGACTGGCCACCAGCAAGTAGCTGCCCTCCTCTGTCTGCACAGCAGGCCAGCCCTGCACCTCCACAGCCCTGCACAGCCACTCAGAGCCTAACTTTGCCACAGCCTTTAACTTTGCCGCAGCCCTCCAACCTCTCTCTTTCCCGCCCCGAGACAGAAGGCTCCTGCATGGAGATCGAGGCAGCTCAGAGGAAACTTCAGGAGATCGAAGACAG AATTACAttggaggatgatgatgaggatgaagatcTGGATGTAGAGCCGGCTCAAAGAAGGCCGGTGCTGGTCATCTCTGACAGTCTGAAGGAAGGTCTACAGCGTGGCATCAGCGACATCCTCCCCCATACAGTAGCCCAGTCTGT GAGTCATTCCTGCATGGAGCTGGTGTTGTGGCGACCCCCGGACGATCCCTTCTGTCGGAAGCGAAGGGGCTCGTTACAGAAACAGCGTAAACAGCAAACAGTATCTCGGCAACCTCTGACTCCGTGTCCATCTCCCACCCCTCACAGTCCCCCCAGTCcacctgcagaaacacactcCTCTCTGTACAGCTTTCCTGTGGCCCACAGCTCTGGAGAGGAGGACATGGAAATGTGA
- the LOC140995710 gene encoding uncharacterized protein produces MKERLSILQQKCEKEEETLQLKKTQLKDVEFSLTELQQRRKDLEQLIAETAELEKEKKTLEFSLRDSRTGKDSISWQLQRQRDSCTLEVRDMEHCRQTLKDGAFIERPSVVMSVLEREEMDRQLDGAKTELFAEQRRAREKLESVREKLEETREELQRVTEAESLLRSRCACLEEKKRQKKDQIKAVEFQVGELQGELGECKIRVATLERMLAQKELKLQDLQEQHGALQDERDGLKGELQRLETQHCNAMKEAQERAHKAVEAALKQQKKDLTLAHEQQIQKTEEEKANALKQQALSLTRHTESLKSSIELKEKEAKKLRDSLEQQKVEAKSREEELQAEALEKVHRAIEEERRKWEAEKVEAVQVHCGILEEQNRKSLETTKSEMQREKSKTLALQHKVVELKTRVQELESEGCAQQREQESLLAVICKSLKEEHQAELQKLQRQMAQESQRAALRLEQAAQLAQREADRLRMMLEERESSHKQTTAELEEQLRRWAQELGAECQHLRLLVEQSGAKQISVQLPPSPTGAEALTNLRSLREQLKRMISRQHQELHSQKQTAEQLSKDKERELSIQRKQLRMERDQALDSVKERLIQEHIEELSSLNWAHVCDGGAEGGGVAASLRKQLKAKDVELRLVQRSMGQWRERTAARLACKFEEELTAELERCKTKLLRGR; encoded by the exons ATGAAAGAGCGTCTCTCTATACTCCAACAA AAAtgtgagaaagaggaggagacgctGCAGCTGAAGAAGACTCAGTTAAAAGATGTCGAGTTCTCCCTCACTGAGCTTCAACAGCGAAGGAAG GATTTAGAGCAACTTATTGCAGAGACGGCAGAactggagaaggagaagaagactCTTGAGTTTAGTCTGAGAGACAGCAGGACAGGGAAGGACTCCATCAG TTGGCagctgcagaggcagagagactcCTGTACCCTTGAGGTAAGAGACATGGAGCACTGTAGGCAGACTCTAAAGGATGGAGCCTTCATAGAAAGG CCCAGTGTGGTCATGTCAGtgctggagagggaggagatggacaGACAGCTGGACGGCGCCAAAACAGAACTGTTTGCTGAACAGCGACGTGCAAGAGAGAAGCTAGAGTCCGTGAGAGAG AAACTGGAGGAGACTCGTGAGGAGCTTCAGAGGGTCACAGAGGCAGAGAGCCTGCTGAGAAGCAGGTGTGCATGtttagaggagaaaaagaggcagaaaaaggATCAGATCAAG GCAGTAGAGTTTCAGGTTGGTGAGCTGCAGGGTGAACTGGGAGAATGCAAGATCAGAGTGGCTACTCTGGAGAGGATGTTGGCCCAGAAGGAGCTGAAGCTGCAAGATTTACAGGAGCAACATGGGGCCTTACAGGATGAAAGAGATGGACTAAAGGGGGAGCTTCAACGCCTGGAAACCCAGCACTGCAATGCAATGAAAGAAGCCCAGGAGCGGGCTCATAAAGCAGTG GAGGCAGCATTGAAGCAGCAAAAGAAAGATTTGACTCTGGCTCATGAGCAGCAAATCCAAAAG ACTGAAGAGGAGAAAGCAAACGCTTTGAAACAACAAGCTCTGTCTCTCACACGACACACTGAGTCATTGAAAAGTTCTATTGAG CTAAAGGAAAAAGAGGCAAAGAAGCTGAGAGATTCTCTGGAGCAGCAGAAGGTGGAGGCAAAGAGCCGTGAAGAGGAGCTGCAAGCAGAAGCCTTGGAAAAG GTGCACAGAGcaatagaggaggagaggaggaaatgggaGGCAGAAAAAGTGGAAGCAGTGCAGGTGCACTGTGGGATACTGGAGGAGCAGAACAGAAAGAGCCTGGAAACCACGAAGAGTGAGATGCAGCGAGAGAAGAGTAAAACACTGGCTCTTCAACATAAAGTAGTGGAGCTAAAAACA AGAGTTCAGGAGTTGGAGAGCGAAGGCTGTGcgcagcagagagagcaggagtCTTTGCTGGCTGTTATTTGTAAATCACTGAAAGAGGAGCACCAGGCTGAGCTGCAGAAGTTGCAGAGACAGATGGCACAG GAGAGTCAGAGAGCAGCACTGCGGCTCGAGCAGGCAGCTCAGCTGGCACAGAGAGAGGCTGACAGGCTCCGGATGATGCTGGAGGAAAGGGAGAGCAGCCATAAACAAACCACAGCTGAGTTGGAAGAGCAGCTCAGGCGCTGGGCCCAGGAGCTGGGAGCAGAGTGCCAGCATCTACGCCTTTTAGTGGAGCAGAGCGGAGCCAAACAAATTTCTGTGCAACTACCTCCCAG TCCTACAGGAGCTGAGGCTCTTACAAACCTGAGATCCCTTAGAGAGCAGTTGAAACGCATGATTAGCCGTCAACACCAGGAGCTTCATTCACAGAAACAAACCGCAGAGCAGCTGAGCAAAGACAAG GAGCGAGAACTGAGCatccagaggaaacagctgaggatggagagagacCAAGCCTTGGATTCTGTAAAGGAGCGTCTCATTCAG GAGCACATTGAGGAGTTAAGCAGTCTGAACTGGGCTCACGTGTGTGACGGGGGAGCcgagggaggaggagtggcAGCGTCTCTTCGCAAACAGCTGAAGGCCAAAGACGTGGAGCTGAGGCTGGTTCAGAGGAGCATGGGTCAATGGAGGGAGCGGACTGCAGCTCGTCTGGCATGCAAGTTCGAAGAAGAGCTGACCGCTGAACTGGAGAG GTGCAAGACAAAGTTGTTGAGGGGCAGGTAA